One Globicephala melas chromosome 4, mGloMel1.2, whole genome shotgun sequence genomic window carries:
- the MSL2 gene encoding E3 ubiquitin-protein ligase MSL2, whose translation MNPVNATALYISASRLVLNYDPGDPKAFTEINRLLPYFRQSLSCCVCGHLLQDPIAPTNSTCQHYVCKSCKGKKMMMKPSCSWCKDYEQFEENKQLSILVNCYKKLCEYITQTTLARDIIEAVDCSSDILALLNDGSLFCEETEKPSDSSFTLCLTHSPLPSTSEPTTDPQASLSPVSESTLSIAIGSSVINGLPTYNGLSIDRFGINIPSPEHSNTIDVCNTVDIKTEDLSDSLPPVCDTVATDLCSTGIDICSFSEDIKPGDSLLLSVEEVLRSLETVSNTEVCCPNLQPNLEATVSNGPFLQLSSQSLSHNVFMSTSPALHGLSCTAATPKVAKLNRKRSRSESDSEKVQPLPISTIIRGPTLGASAPVTVKRESKISLQPIATVPNGGTTPKISKTVLLSAKSMKKSHEHGSKKSHSKTKPGILKKDKTVKEKIPSHHFMPGSPTKTVYKKPQEKKGCKCGRATQNPSVLTCRGQRCPCYSNRKACLDCICRGCQNSYMANGEKKLEAFAVPEKALEQTRLTLGINVTSIAVRNASTSTSVINVTGSPVTTFLAASTHDDKSLDEAIDMRFDC comes from the coding sequence gACATTTGCTACAAGATCCTATTGCACCCACCAACTCCACCTGCCAACACTATGTCTGCAAAAGTTgtaaaggcaagaaaatgatgATGAAGCCTTCATGTAGCTGGTGCAAAGACTATGAGCAGTTTGAGGAAAACAAGCAGTTAAGCATCCTAGTGAACTGCTACAaaaaactctgtgaatatataACACAGACTACATTGGCACGGGATATAATAGAAGCAGTCGACTGTTCTTCTGATATTTTGGCTTTGCTTAATGATGGATCATTGTTTTGTGAGGAGACGGAAAAACCCTCAGATTCATCCTTTACTTTGTGTTTGACACATTCCCCTTTACCTTCGACCTCAGAACCCACAACTGATCCTCAAGCTAGTTTATCTCCAGTATCTGAAAGCACCCTCAGCATTGCTATTGGCAGTTCTGTTATCAATGGTTTGCCTACTTATAATGGGCTTTCAATAGATAGATTTGGTATAAATATTCCTTCACCTGAACATTCAAATACAATTGATGTATGTAACACTGTTGACATAAAAACTGAGGATCTGTCTGACAGTTTGCCACCTGTCTGTGACACGGTAGCCACTGACTTATGCTCCACAGGCATTGATATTTGCAGTTTCAGTGAAGATATAAAACCTGGTGACTCTTTGTTACTGAGTGTTGAGGAAGTACTCCGCAGCTTAGAAACTGTTTCAAACACAGAAGTCTGTTGCCCTAATTTGCAGCCCAACTTGGAAGCCACTGTATCCAATGGACCTTTTCTGCAGCTTTCTTCCCAGTCTCTTAGCCATAATGTTTTTATGTCCACCAGTCCTGCACTTCATGGGTTATCATGTACAGCAGCAACTCCGAAGGTAGCAAAATTGAATAGAAAACGATCCAGATCAGAAAGCGACAGTGAGAAAGTTCAGCCACTTCCAATTTCTACCATTATCCGAGGCCCAACACTGGGGGCATCTGCTCCTGTGACAGTGAAACGGGAGAGCAAAATTTCTCTTCAACCTATAGCAACTGTTCCCAATGGAGGCACAACACCCAAAATCAGCAAAACTGTACTTTTATCTGCTAAAAGCatgaaaaagagtcatgaacaTGGATCCAAGAAATCTCACTCTAAAACCAAGCCAGGTATtcttaaaaaagacaaaacagtaaAGGAAAAGATTCCTAGTCATCATTTTATGCCAGGAAGTCCTACCAAGACTGTGTATAAAAAACCCCAGGAAAAGAAAGGGTGTAAATGTGGGCGTGCTACTCAAAATCCAAGTGTTCTTACATGCCGCGGCCAACGCTGCCCTTGCTACTCTAACCGCAAAGCCTGCTTAGATTGTATATGTCGTGGCTGCCAAAACTCCTATATGGCCAATGGGGAGAAGAAGCTGGAGGCATTTGCTGTGCCAGAAAAGGCCTTGGAGCAGACCAGGCTCACTTTGGGCATTAACGTGACTAGCATTGCTGTGCGCAATGCTAGTACCAGCACCAGTGTAATTAATGTCACAGGGTCCCCAGTAACAACGTTTTTAGCTGCCAGTACACATGATGATAAAAGTTTGGATGAAGCTATAGACATGAGATTCGACTGTTAA